A single genomic interval of bacterium harbors:
- a CDS encoding TatD family hydrolase: MVDTHCHLDIVVEKKIENFSYKQMLQWYIKRASDRGVSTLVNVGTTVEDSRKYVDLALQYSHLFAVVGLHPTEVASDWPDKLLQLEPFCMNKKKYKVVGIGECGIDLFHKNETLNMQKDAFKSHIEYALQYDLALVVHSRNAYDQTLHILEPYVSDLKRVVFHCFSYDKAFSDQVEQWGFLMGIGGPITYPKNQVLRDVFTSCRETSFVLETDAPFLPVQSMRGKQNEPQHIADIALFIAQLRGVSVDYIDNITTANAERLFRFSEYT, encoded by the coding sequence GTGGTAGATACGCATTGTCATCTTGATATTGTAGTTGAAAAAAAAATTGAAAATTTTTCATATAAACAGATGCTCCAATGGTACATTAAAAGAGCTTCTGATCGCGGAGTTTCTACTCTGGTGAATGTTGGAACCACTGTTGAAGATAGTCGAAAATATGTTGATCTTGCATTACAGTACTCCCATTTATTTGCAGTGGTAGGGCTTCATCCGACTGAAGTGGCTTCCGATTGGCCAGATAAACTCCTGCAATTAGAGCCTTTTTGTATGAATAAAAAAAAATATAAAGTGGTTGGCATTGGCGAATGTGGCATTGATCTGTTTCACAAAAACGAGACGCTTAATATGCAAAAGGATGCGTTTAAAAGTCATATTGAGTATGCATTGCAATATGATTTGGCCCTAGTTGTACATAGTAGGAATGCATATGATCAGACGCTTCATATTTTGGAACCGTATGTGTCAGATTTAAAGCGAGTTGTTTTTCACTGTTTTTCTTATGATAAAGCTTTTTCAGATCAGGTAGAGCAGTGGGGTTTTTTGATGGGAATTGGAGGTCCAATAACCTATCCTAAAAATCAAGTTTTACGTGACGTTTTTACTTCATGTCGTGAAACTTCGTTTGTTTTAGAAACAGACGCACCATTCTTGCCAGTTCAGTCTATGCGTGGAAAACAGAATGAGCCACAACATATTGCAGACATTGCTCTTTTTATTGCACAATTACGAGGCGTTTCCGTTGATTATATCGATAATATCACAACAGCAAACGCAGAACGACTTTTCCGTTTTAGCGAGTATACGTAG
- a CDS encoding ATP-dependent DNA ligase produces MLFSDIIATFELIENTKARNEITQLIAELFKQANSEEAAIVCYLSLGQLWPPFVNKQLAIGEKIALQAVAALTGRSEKEIAQMAKKQGDVGLVCQQYEWQPVGNPLTIIQVFQKLIEIAEIQGSGAIDLKIVKLVELLSAHDAVAAKYIIRIILAKLRLGFSDMTLLDALSVAMTGDKKGREIIENAYNLCADIGMIARNAKQYGLAYVAQQQIVVGVPIIPAAAERLPTAQAIFDKLGPCVAQPKLDGFRVQVHINKTDAAPRLSFFSRNLKDMSGMFPDLEAELLKVPVTSIIFEGEAIVFDQNTKQFLPFQDTVKRKRKYDIDLIAQEYPLKFFIFDLLFLNGESMLSYSHQMRRQKLQEVCTNYASDLIQIIDEHPVSDAKALESYFHQMIDVGLEGIVVKKPAAMYRPGKRDFNWIKLKRQEEGHLEDTIDCVVLGYYKGEGKRAAFGIGAFLVGIYNKESDCFQTIAKIGTGLTDQEWCQLKEKADLVLVNEQPHNVVCASSLMPDVWVAPEIVCIVRADEITVSPVHTAGKTIDTLGFALRFPRIMGYRNDKSSFNATTDQEIKRFYEDQFRR; encoded by the coding sequence ATGCTTTTTTCAGATATTATTGCTACTTTTGAGTTGATCGAAAATACAAAAGCTCGTAACGAAATTACTCAACTAATTGCAGAACTTTTCAAGCAGGCTAATTCTGAAGAGGCTGCAATTGTTTGCTATCTCTCATTGGGCCAGCTCTGGCCTCCTTTTGTCAATAAACAGCTTGCGATTGGTGAAAAAATAGCGTTACAGGCTGTTGCAGCTTTGACTGGCAGATCTGAAAAAGAGATTGCCCAGATGGCAAAAAAGCAGGGAGATGTCGGGCTTGTATGTCAACAGTATGAATGGCAACCAGTAGGTAATCCGTTAACCATTATTCAGGTATTTCAAAAACTTATTGAGATCGCCGAAATTCAAGGTAGTGGCGCTATTGATCTGAAAATTGTCAAACTGGTTGAGCTTTTGTCTGCACATGATGCTGTGGCGGCAAAATATATTATCAGAATTATTTTGGCAAAATTGCGACTCGGTTTTTCCGACATGACGTTACTTGATGCATTATCAGTTGCCATGACAGGTGACAAAAAAGGGCGTGAAATTATTGAAAATGCTTATAATCTTTGCGCTGACATTGGAATGATTGCGCGCAATGCAAAGCAGTATGGCCTTGCATATGTAGCGCAACAGCAGATTGTGGTTGGGGTTCCCATCATACCTGCAGCAGCAGAAAGGCTTCCTACAGCGCAGGCTATTTTTGATAAGTTGGGACCTTGCGTTGCACAGCCAAAACTAGACGGCTTTCGTGTACAGGTTCATATCAATAAAACTGATGCAGCACCACGCCTTTCTTTTTTTTCACGTAATTTAAAAGACATGTCAGGTATGTTTCCGGACCTTGAAGCAGAACTTTTAAAGGTACCAGTGACTAGTATAATTTTTGAAGGAGAGGCGATTGTGTTTGATCAAAACACAAAGCAGTTTTTGCCTTTTCAAGATACGGTAAAGCGCAAGCGAAAATATGACATTGACCTTATTGCACAGGAATATCCTCTGAAATTTTTTATTTTTGACCTCCTTTTTTTAAATGGAGAGTCGATGCTGTCATATTCGCATCAGATGCGTCGACAAAAATTACAGGAGGTTTGTACAAACTATGCTTCTGACTTAATACAGATAATAGATGAACACCCTGTATCTGATGCAAAGGCACTGGAAAGCTATTTTCACCAGATGATTGATGTGGGGCTTGAGGGGATTGTGGTTAAGAAACCGGCTGCAATGTATCGACCAGGAAAACGTGATTTTAACTGGATTAAGTTAAAACGACAAGAAGAAGGCCATCTGGAAGATACAATTGACTGTGTTGTTCTAGGATATTACAAGGGAGAAGGAAAGCGGGCTGCGTTTGGAATTGGTGCATTTTTGGTAGGTATTTATAACAAAGAGTCCGACTGTTTTCAAACGATTGCCAAAATTGGTACTGGATTGACTGATCAAGAATGGTGCCAATTAAAAGAAAAAGCTGATCTAGTATTGGTCAATGAACAACCACACAATGTTGTGTGTGCTAGCTCATTGATGCCTGATGTTTGGGTTGCTCCGGAAATTGTCTGTATTGTGCGAGCAGATGAGATTACTGTTTCTCCTGTTCATACGGCTGGCAAAACGATTGATACTTTGGGTTTTGCATTACGATTTCCACGAATTATGGGATATCGTAATGACAAAAGCTCATTTAATGCAACGACTGATCAGGAGATCAAACGTTTTTATGAAGATCAGTTTAGACGATAA
- a CDS encoding SpoIID/LytB domain-containing protein, producing the protein MMIIVLLALLSIFSPLIILSTESITLQLIEKKFTLSTHKRESSFFYFKDWQKKTTMNRFNQSILEIEAFNNNCWINGKKTNFKDILVYSSDETIECGHLLFKSPVHCKAYGDLVKLTGTPLKKSSLPKKLATQLHYQDKVKQHNSNRSLKATQTIEAICKENQKKELTIRVLLDSCTIHDQKQWVLTNKTGFTVLKNRYQRHNETQQQEIVICVKNGTLLLNNKPLKSKACYIQTHDNLFAFNKKEYKGAFLIAINEKKVFLMNCVNLEDYVYAVVRSESWPGWPLEVNKVFAIACRSYALHTVLHARKTKRIYHIKDTNAHQRYNLYGEHNNTTVQKAVNETEGLCLTFNNAVALAMFDSCCGGVIPAEVDTFNFKSDPYLARTYPCTFCKSTSLFSWSITTDLQKIESSITKSFPIIGKCKHIKIKETDRAGIVKKLLIQGSKSAVETSGKWLHSILKGIKSDCYSIIQKGDQLTVKGKGFGHFVGLCQWGAKEMAKQGWNFKQILAYYYPGTRLKKLL; encoded by the coding sequence ATGATGATCATTGTACTGTTGGCGCTTCTTTCTATTTTTTCGCCTCTTATTATCTTGTCAACCGAATCGATTACGTTGCAATTAATTGAAAAAAAGTTCACTTTATCAACACACAAAAGAGAAAGTAGTTTTTTTTATTTCAAAGATTGGCAAAAAAAAACAACTATGAATCGATTTAATCAGTCGATTTTAGAGATTGAAGCATTCAATAATAACTGTTGGATAAATGGTAAAAAAACGAACTTTAAAGATATCTTGGTTTATAGTTCAGATGAAACGATAGAATGTGGTCATCTTTTGTTTAAAAGTCCTGTACATTGCAAAGCATATGGCGATCTTGTAAAACTTACCGGCACACCTTTAAAAAAATCATCCCTTCCAAAAAAACTTGCTACACAACTACATTACCAAGACAAAGTAAAACAGCATAACAGCAATAGATCATTAAAAGCTACCCAGACTATTGAAGCTATTTGCAAAGAGAATCAAAAAAAAGAGTTAACGATACGAGTTTTACTTGATAGCTGTACAATACATGATCAAAAACAGTGGGTTCTCACTAATAAAACAGGCTTTACCGTTTTAAAAAACAGATATCAAAGACACAATGAAACACAACAGCAAGAAATTGTTATCTGTGTTAAAAACGGAACATTACTGCTAAACAACAAACCACTTAAATCAAAAGCATGTTATATACAAACTCATGACAATCTATTTGCATTCAATAAAAAAGAGTACAAAGGTGCTTTTTTGATCGCAATCAATGAAAAAAAAGTCTTTTTAATGAACTGCGTCAATCTTGAAGATTATGTATACGCAGTTGTAAGATCTGAAAGTTGGCCCGGATGGCCATTAGAAGTCAACAAAGTCTTTGCAATCGCATGCCGGTCCTATGCATTACATACCGTTTTACATGCACGTAAAACAAAGCGAATTTATCATATTAAAGATACGAACGCTCATCAACGGTATAATTTATATGGAGAACACAACAACACAACTGTTCAAAAGGCAGTAAATGAAACAGAAGGCCTCTGCTTGACGTTCAATAATGCTGTCGCTCTTGCCATGTTTGATTCATGTTGTGGCGGAGTCATTCCTGCAGAGGTTGACACTTTTAATTTCAAAAGCGATCCTTATTTGGCACGTACCTATCCATGTACATTTTGCAAATCAACATCGCTTTTTTCATGGAGCATCACCACAGACCTGCAGAAAATAGAGTCAAGCATTACAAAAAGCTTTCCTATCATTGGAAAATGTAAACATATCAAAATAAAAGAAACAGATCGCGCAGGAATTGTCAAAAAACTCCTTATTCAAGGATCAAAAAGTGCGGTTGAAACCTCAGGAAAATGGCTCCACTCCATTCTAAAAGGCATCAAAAGTGATTGCTACTCAATCATACAAAAAGGAGATCAACTAACGGTAAAAGGTAAAGGCTTTGGTCACTTTGTAGGACTGTGCCAATGGGGAGCCAAGGAGATGGCAAAACAGGGGTGGAATTTTAAACAGATTCTTGCTTATTACTACCCAGGCACACGATTAAAAAAATTATTGTAA
- a CDS encoding DNA starvation/stationary phase protection protein — protein MNHRSFKTMLLLVLVGLVCYRGIAMDGQDYAEKEMATEMDESTDQIDRDEGLFDGTEENDLEKINSGESGVEVADQKQFTEQPEKAVSGVALNPPLEPVGQPSPDTSNIVPMFDKRPPVAENMNIQIKPSNNNKGELMAKEVKLGMDGAKQMAVAESLQKLLANEFVLYVKTLNFHWNIEGKFFGPLHTFFNNQYDKLAETIDAIAERIRALGLMSRATLQEFMKESSLKETPGEYPDDVKMLTLLLADHEAVIRQLREINAMAQSADDAGTTNFVSGLLEMHEKMAWMIRAHVNR, from the coding sequence ATGAATCATAGGTCTTTTAAAACAATGCTTTTACTAGTATTAGTAGGATTGGTCTGTTATCGTGGCATCGCTATGGACGGGCAAGATTATGCTGAAAAAGAGATGGCAACTGAGATGGATGAGTCGACAGATCAGATTGATCGTGATGAAGGTTTGTTTGATGGTACTGAAGAAAATGACCTAGAAAAGATAAATAGTGGCGAGAGTGGAGTTGAAGTAGCTGATCAAAAGCAGTTTACAGAACAGCCAGAAAAAGCCGTGTCTGGTGTGGCATTAAATCCGCCTTTAGAACCAGTTGGACAACCAAGTCCCGATACATCAAATATAGTGCCTATGTTTGACAAAAGACCGCCGGTTGCAGAAAATATGAATATACAGATTAAACCTAGTAACAATAATAAGGGGGAACTGATGGCAAAAGAAGTAAAACTTGGCATGGACGGTGCAAAACAGATGGCTGTTGCTGAAAGCTTGCAAAAGCTGCTTGCCAATGAGTTTGTTTTATATGTTAAAACGCTGAATTTTCATTGGAATATAGAGGGGAAATTTTTTGGTCCTTTGCATACATTTTTTAATAATCAGTATGATAAGTTAGCAGAAACAATTGATGCAATTGCAGAGCGTATTCGAGCACTGGGTCTTATGTCCCGAGCGACTTTGCAAGAATTTATGAAAGAAAGTAGTCTTAAAGAAACACCTGGTGAGTATCCTGATGATGTAAAGATGTTAACTCTATTGCTTGCTGATCATGAGGCTGTCATAAGACAGTTGCGAGAAATTAATGCAATGGCGCAATCGGCAGATGATGCGGGTACGACTAACTTTGTTTCAGGTCTTTTGGAAATGCACGAAAAGATGGCTTGGATGATACGTGCACATGTAAATCGTTAA
- a CDS encoding ribonuclease HI family protein, whose product MAHSQQNLQLSLFQEPLQTESTGSYNLFVDGASRGNPGHAGAGIFITCDTQVILKEGFYLYHKTNNQAEYLAFLLGIYHLYKHKLEQNKLIIHSDSLLLVKQLNLEYKITNVELKKLFLIAHNALKNMKHKTLIHVPREENKQADEAANYGIDKKIAVPKEFFDFFMIDHL is encoded by the coding sequence ATGGCGCATAGTCAGCAAAACCTTCAACTATCTTTATTTCAAGAGCCATTACAAACTGAGTCAACCGGTAGTTATAACCTTTTTGTCGATGGTGCATCGCGAGGAAATCCTGGACATGCAGGAGCCGGCATATTCATTACCTGTGATACGCAAGTTATTTTAAAAGAAGGTTTTTACCTGTACCATAAAACAAATAATCAGGCTGAATATTTGGCATTTCTGCTGGGGATATATCATCTGTACAAACACAAACTTGAACAAAATAAGCTCATAATTCATTCGGATTCATTGCTACTGGTAAAGCAGCTTAATCTGGAATATAAAATCACCAATGTAGAATTAAAAAAACTATTTTTAATCGCACATAATGCACTCAAAAACATGAAACATAAAACCTTAATTCATGTCCCACGAGAAGAGAATAAACAAGCAGATGAGGCAGCAAACTATGGCATCGATAAAAAAATAGCTGTACCAAAAGAGTTTTTTGATTTTTTTATGATTGATCACCTATGA
- a CDS encoding HU family DNA-binding protein, protein MNKSELINELSEETTFSKRDVLRVVDAFIGAIRRSLKKGEKVSITGFGSFSVTVRPPRIGINPATKKRIDLPASRVARFKAGKDLRKAMLLKTA, encoded by the coding sequence ATGAATAAAAGCGAGTTAATAAATGAATTGAGCGAAGAAACCACATTTTCAAAGCGAGATGTCTTGCGGGTTGTAGATGCCTTTATTGGAGCAATCCGTCGTTCTCTTAAGAAGGGTGAAAAAGTTTCTATCACAGGGTTTGGAAGCTTTTCTGTAACAGTTCGACCTCCACGCATTGGTATCAATCCTGCAACTAAAAAACGTATAGATCTTCCTGCATCAAGAGTCGCTCGCTTTAAGGCTGGAAAAGATCTTCGTAAAGCAATGCTTCTAAAAACTGCCTAA
- the cmk gene encoding (d)CMP kinase, translating into MIITIDGLVATGKSTVAKLLASELDYVYLASGALYRAIAYLYHDLLHVPLNHFNNITEHELHMTLEKHPINYHFLPKAEFQLLIENRDCTAMLHESHIDNTASMLALNADVRSFINSIQKKLVADKNAVIDGRDAGNHVFKMAEYKFFLTADQLIRINRYIERQKRDYGQILTMTQAKELVSKRDNRDLTHMDHQNNPDVIIIDSTDLSIPQVVALMKEKMVNYADHL; encoded by the coding sequence ATGATTATTACGATTGACGGATTAGTTGCAACAGGAAAATCGACCGTTGCAAAACTACTTGCATCAGAACTTGATTATGTATATCTAGCTTCAGGCGCACTGTATCGTGCCATTGCATATCTGTATCATGATTTATTGCATGTACCGCTAAACCATTTTAATAATATTACTGAACATGAACTACACATGACACTTGAAAAACATCCGATTAACTATCATTTCCTGCCAAAAGCCGAATTTCAACTGCTCATTGAAAACAGAGATTGCACCGCAATGTTACATGAATCACACATTGATAACACAGCCTCAATGCTTGCATTAAACGCAGATGTTCGTTCTTTTATTAACAGCATACAAAAAAAATTAGTCGCCGATAAAAATGCGGTGATTGATGGTCGTGATGCTGGTAATCACGTGTTTAAAATGGCCGAATACAAGTTTTTTTTAACCGCAGATCAGCTGATACGAATTAACCGATACATTGAACGCCAAAAACGTGATTATGGGCAAATCCTAACAATGACACAAGCGAAAGAACTTGTTTCAAAACGGGATAACCGAGACCTGACACACATGGATCATCAAAACAATCCTGACGTCATTATTATCGACAGCACGGATCTTTCAATACCACAGGTGGTAGCACTGATGAAAGAGAAAATGGTCAACTATGCCGATCATCTCTGA
- a CDS encoding metal-dependent hydrolase → MAGYQKHISFSFFCFLCLLPPSYFFIQPSPILTVELLIITLIGGLFPDIDIKSKGQYYFYFFLFFITIPMIYIQYDKQILYILWISLVPIIVKHRGIFHHPLFLTTGTICTWSFVYSCNNELAKQIKPHCFFFCIGTYSHLILDYGLKNFLKKLHGKKISTTYTR, encoded by the coding sequence ATGGCTGGATATCAAAAACACATAAGTTTTAGTTTTTTTTGTTTTTTATGCTTGTTGCCTCCTTCATATTTTTTCATTCAACCTTCTCCTATTTTAACTGTTGAGTTATTAATTATAACATTAATCGGCGGTCTATTTCCTGATATTGATATCAAAAGCAAAGGACAGTATTATTTTTATTTTTTTCTGTTCTTTATTACCATACCGATGATTTATATACAGTATGATAAACAGATTCTTTATATTTTATGGATATCACTCGTCCCCATAATAGTAAAACATCGTGGCATTTTTCATCATCCCCTTTTTTTAACAACAGGAACCATATGCACATGGAGTTTTGTCTACAGCTGTAATAACGAACTGGCCAAACAGATTAAGCCACACTGCTTTTTTTTCTGTATCGGAACCTACTCCCACCTGATTTTAGATTATGGATTAAAAAATTTTCTGAAAAAACTTCATGGAAAAAAAATAAGTACTACGTATACTCGCTAA